Proteins from a genomic interval of Gammaproteobacteria bacterium:
- a CDS encoding TonB-dependent receptor produces the protein MRKVAIAAGQRRRTLVPICGILAIVLAGSPAYAQEEEDSDVPLEVDESMIEEIVVTGVRREIQDSIRLKRNSVTIVDGLNAEEIGALPALSIGEALETVTGAATHRENGGATEVAIRGLGPYLGNTVVNFRESTNGSGNRAVNFSIFPSELFNAVAIHKTQSASYLEGAVSGQVHLSTRRPIEYGDQRMQFSVKSSAHPDDGNIIGQDEYGHRATASYINSWEFEGLGRIGISIGGQVRDDSNPEAEATHTTGGGRFEACVLDSFDSNAQPLDTSGRCDENAGDPDLSNDQLQDLIDSNPNYNSVSDIPFAYIARDRTFRRNTTDDDREALFGVIQWQPNDRLDFMLDFQQSERDQKELRQDLQFGATQNNLRDVVSNPRTGLLQSFVADTDIRSNTTDFTRFEEYEGAGLNIAWQATDSLEISFDAAFADTKRTETDVEVRMAANEVLITDPDRTSGREEFWVHFDVNAPGTDGLTLPTILSTDGSSSRDPASLLDFDITNPAYFTARDRARIRARQQIREHTIDAFRLDLSWDTESLGFVNNVEAGVRSSRLEYRTFGGARNDDGLSLFEDEDFDGVPGGTSNTAEARAVVFNAANNCGEPSFPEPGFLSESRGGNDLVTVASGIGTGTGWATFDHGCLLDELLANYGGRSAIGFQNGLSTGSIDLTEDATAVYVQANYETAMAGKPVRGNFGVRVVETDISSIGYRTPLTVVQEGGLYFVEPVAGADFEQVVQTNSYTQVLPSLTFIMDLNADWVFRGGVFKGTSRPDPHSYGNSRGINTNDSDDPDSGYATLEEAVQGIGAPGNPKLEPLPSWNLDVSLEWYANEDTMLAAGVYWKRFQGGFENVYQQEDFVIDGNTVSGTVRTTQVSGDKSDLTGLEVTATHAFDYLPGFLSGFGAKFSYNYADSDFEFEDGHGGDGTAFDADGNPTPLLGLLPPAGLWGLSRHTSATQLYWQNDRFSVQAIFKARSQYFQGYGRDTTARVRYVDGYKTLDLRLRYDMTDNIQLSLEGINVLGEPRVDFRALEGEVVQTLEYGPRIFAGVTARF, from the coding sequence ATGCGGAAAGTAGCGATTGCTGCTGGCCAACGGCGCCGTACGCTGGTCCCGATATGCGGAATTCTGGCCATCGTGCTTGCGGGTTCGCCCGCATACGCGCAGGAAGAGGAAGATTCCGATGTGCCGCTCGAGGTCGATGAGTCGATGATTGAAGAGATTGTCGTAACAGGAGTGCGACGCGAGATCCAGGATTCCATCCGGCTCAAGCGGAATTCCGTCACAATCGTTGACGGACTCAATGCGGAAGAGATCGGCGCACTGCCGGCCTTGTCCATCGGCGAAGCACTGGAGACAGTCACAGGCGCCGCCACTCATCGCGAGAACGGAGGCGCTACCGAGGTTGCGATCCGGGGCTTGGGGCCCTACCTGGGCAACACGGTCGTCAATTTCCGGGAGTCCACGAACGGAAGCGGCAACCGCGCGGTCAACTTCAGTATCTTCCCTTCTGAATTGTTCAATGCCGTTGCCATTCATAAAACGCAGTCTGCGAGCTATCTTGAAGGCGCCGTCAGCGGTCAGGTTCACTTAAGCACCCGGCGGCCTATCGAGTACGGCGACCAGCGCATGCAATTCAGCGTCAAGAGCTCGGCGCATCCCGACGACGGCAACATAATCGGCCAGGATGAGTATGGCCACCGCGCCACCGCCAGCTATATCAATTCATGGGAATTTGAAGGTCTGGGCAGGATCGGCATATCCATCGGAGGACAAGTGCGGGACGACTCCAACCCCGAGGCGGAGGCCACTCATACCACCGGCGGCGGGCGGTTTGAAGCCTGTGTGCTGGATTCATTCGATTCCAACGCGCAGCCGCTCGATACGTCCGGCCGGTGCGATGAAAACGCAGGCGACCCCGACTTGAGCAATGACCAGCTTCAGGACCTTATCGATTCCAATCCCAACTACAACAGCGTTTCGGATATTCCGTTTGCCTACATAGCTCGTGATCGTACGTTCCGCCGGAACACAACGGATGACGACCGTGAGGCCTTGTTCGGGGTGATCCAGTGGCAACCCAATGATCGTCTGGATTTCATGCTCGATTTCCAGCAGTCCGAGCGGGATCAGAAGGAACTGCGCCAGGACCTTCAGTTCGGAGCAACCCAGAATAACCTGCGGGACGTCGTTTCCAACCCGCGTACGGGGCTACTGCAAAGTTTCGTCGCAGATACCGACATCCGATCCAATACAACGGACTTCACACGTTTTGAAGAGTATGAAGGCGCCGGCCTGAACATTGCCTGGCAAGCCACGGATAGCCTGGAAATTTCGTTTGATGCGGCTTTCGCGGACACCAAGCGCACCGAGACGGACGTTGAGGTTCGCATGGCTGCCAACGAGGTATTGATCACGGATCCGGACCGCACTTCAGGCAGAGAAGAGTTCTGGGTCCATTTCGACGTGAATGCGCCCGGCACGGATGGACTTACGCTGCCAACCATTCTCAGCACGGACGGCAGCAGTTCGCGTGATCCTGCTTCCCTGCTGGACTTCGACATTACCAATCCTGCCTACTTTACCGCTCGCGATCGTGCGCGAATTCGCGCCAGGCAGCAGATTCGCGAGCACACGATTGACGCCTTCAGGCTGGACCTGTCCTGGGATACCGAGTCCCTGGGCTTCGTCAATAATGTCGAGGCAGGCGTACGCTCTTCCCGGCTGGAGTACCGCACCTTCGGCGGCGCTCGCAATGACGACGGATTGAGTCTGTTCGAGGACGAGGATTTTGACGGCGTCCCCGGCGGCACTTCCAACACGGCCGAAGCCCGCGCCGTGGTATTCAACGCTGCCAACAATTGCGGTGAGCCCAGTTTCCCGGAGCCTGGTTTCCTGTCGGAATCCAGAGGCGGTAATGATCTTGTTACGGTTGCCAGTGGTATTGGCACCGGCACCGGATGGGCAACATTCGATCATGGCTGCCTGCTTGATGAATTGCTTGCCAACTACGGTGGCAGATCCGCAATCGGCTTCCAGAATGGACTCTCGACCGGCAGTATCGACTTGACGGAAGATGCAACGGCTGTGTACGTGCAGGCCAATTATGAAACCGCAATGGCCGGTAAGCCCGTGCGCGGCAACTTTGGCGTGCGTGTCGTTGAAACGGACATTTCGTCGATCGGATACCGAACTCCGCTAACCGTCGTACAGGAAGGCGGCTTGTATTTTGTTGAGCCGGTAGCGGGCGCGGATTTCGAACAAGTGGTGCAGACCAATAGCTATACGCAAGTCTTGCCCAGTCTGACCTTCATCATGGATCTGAATGCCGATTGGGTATTCCGGGGCGGCGTGTTCAAGGGTACTTCGCGTCCGGATCCTCACTCCTACGGGAACAGTCGCGGCATCAACACCAATGACTCCGATGACCCGGATTCGGGTTACGCCACCCTGGAAGAAGCGGTGCAGGGTATTGGCGCGCCGGGCAACCCGAAGCTGGAACCTCTGCCATCCTGGAATCTGGACGTTAGTCTGGAATGGTATGCCAACGAAGACACGATGTTGGCGGCGGGTGTCTACTGGAAGCGGTTTCAGGGTGGTTTCGAGAATGTTTATCAGCAGGAAGACTTTGTGATTGATGGAAATACGGTCAGCGGTACCGTAAGGACCACTCAGGTGTCCGGCGACAAGAGCGACCTCACCGGTCTTGAAGTCACCGCTACCCATGCGTTCGACTATCTGCCAGGTTTTCTGAGCGGCTTTGGTGCGAAGTTCAGCTATAACTACGCGGATTCCGATTTCGAATTCGAGGATGGGCACGGCGGTGACGGTACGGCCTTCGACGCTGACGGCAATCCGACCCCGCTCCTGGGCCTTTTGCCGCCGGCCGGGCTGTGGGGGCTGTCACGTCATACCAGCGCAACGCAGCTTTACTGGCAAAATGATCGCTTCAGCGTGCAGGCGATTTTCAAGGCGCGTTCCCAGTACTTCCAGGGCTATGGTCGCGATACTACGGCTCGCGTTCGATATGTGGATGGCTACAAAACGCTGGACCTTCGCCTGAGGTACGACATGACCGACAATATCCAGCTTTCGCTGGAAGGCATTAACGTGCTTGGTGAGCCACGTGTCGATTTCCGCGCGTTGGAAGGCGAGGTGGTTCAAACCCTGGAGTATGGCCCACGTATATTCGCCGGTGTTACAGCGAGGTTTTGA
- a CDS encoding FadR family transcriptional regulator: protein MKEQRLYEAVAQRIAQRMQKGVYPPGTRLPGERELAEQFNVSRITVRQALISLQALGKLEVRPGSGAHVLDAAVSQVDVLPSVSALELTEARSLFESEVAALAAPDISDETLAELEQLIEDMSSDDHEDVDAAELADRDFHLTIAAAAGNSVLYYIVEKLWRMRMELAPVKKVYDSVCSEDAAVRGGEHREILDALHSRNPSQARMAMRKHFTRLLESMLDVTEQKALRDVRRKASESRERFLKSARI, encoded by the coding sequence ATGAAGGAACAAAGGTTGTATGAGGCCGTTGCGCAACGGATTGCGCAGCGGATGCAAAAAGGCGTGTATCCGCCCGGCACCCGCTTGCCCGGGGAGCGCGAGCTGGCCGAACAATTCAATGTCAGCCGGATCACGGTCCGCCAGGCGCTGATTTCGCTGCAGGCTCTCGGAAAGCTCGAAGTGCGGCCCGGATCGGGAGCGCACGTACTGGACGCCGCCGTCTCCCAGGTGGACGTGCTGCCCAGCGTAAGCGCGCTCGAACTGACCGAAGCGCGTTCCCTGTTCGAGTCCGAAGTGGCGGCGCTTGCGGCGCCCGACATCAGCGACGAGACGCTGGCCGAGCTTGAGCAACTCATCGAGGACATGAGCAGCGACGACCACGAAGACGTCGATGCGGCGGAACTCGCGGACCGGGACTTTCACCTGACCATTGCCGCCGCCGCCGGGAATTCGGTGCTCTACTACATCGTCGAGAAGCTCTGGCGGATGCGCATGGAACTGGCGCCGGTCAAGAAGGTGTATGACTCCGTTTGCTCGGAAGATGCGGCGGTTCGCGGGGGAGAACACCGGGAGATTCTCGATGCGCTGCATAGCCGCAATCCCTCACAGGCGCGGATGGCGATGAGAAAGCACTTCACGCGGCTGCTGGAATCCATGCTGGACGTGACCGAGCAGAAGGCGCTCAGGGACGTTCGCAGGAAGGCCAGCGAGAGCCGCGAGCGTTTCCTCAAAAGCGCACGAATCTAG
- a CDS encoding alginate lyase family protein, with the protein MRRSLVVPALAALAIGGWPQDGRASHPRLLLTAGDVASVTAAMGESPGFMRSLERTRARVDLYFASEPDVPAPIDAGGGYSHEQHKRNGVAIHEAGVVYQLTGDGRYADHAKSLLLAYAVLYPGLGEHPMKKEQTPGRLFWQSLNESVWLVHAIQGYDAIVDTLSDDEKSVIEERLLRPMADFLSVESPQTFDRIHNHGTWAVAAVGMTGYTLDDPSYVEMSLYGLNGDGEAGFIRQLDLLLSPDGYYAEGPYYQRYALMPLVVFARSIENNDPELKIFEYRDGLLLKAIYACIELSYGGLFFPINDAIREKGLDTVELRHGVAIAYALTGDPRLLSVARRQESYVLTGDGFEAALAADRGEAEPYEHRSVLLRDGPAGEQGGLAVLRNGAGPGHQALVFKATAQGMGHGHFDKLNWIFYDNGNEIVADYGAARFLNIEPKNGGRYLPENESWAKQTVAHNTLVVDGESHFGARLSVGERFHPEMLYYASEKGVHVAAASMDGAYEGVSFSRTLVLADGVLADGPVVVDVLEVTGSGARQYDLPVHFKGQVIATSPSLRAMTDKMMPLGSANGYQHLWLRAETEVAAGELFSMTWLADDRFYTYSIQAEEPLQVLFAELGANDPQINLRREQAVILRTRSSGDSTFVSTLEAHGEYDAAEESTIGSEGSIAAIERIREGNRTLVKIVNRQRGERYLALSYDPDDDLEHAIRVAGREFMWSGFYGLFDQKGPVASKHSN; encoded by the coding sequence ATGCGCCGGTCCCTTGTCGTTCCGGCCCTGGCGGCCCTGGCGATCGGCGGCTGGCCGCAGGATGGCCGGGCATCGCATCCTCGCCTGCTGCTGACCGCAGGTGACGTCGCGAGTGTCACCGCCGCGATGGGCGAGTCGCCGGGCTTCATGCGCTCGCTGGAGCGGACCCGGGCGCGCGTCGACCTTTATTTCGCATCCGAGCCCGACGTGCCCGCTCCCATCGACGCCGGCGGCGGCTATTCGCACGAACAGCACAAGCGAAACGGCGTCGCGATCCACGAAGCCGGAGTTGTCTATCAGCTCACCGGCGACGGGCGCTACGCCGATCATGCCAAATCGTTGTTGCTGGCGTATGCGGTCCTGTATCCGGGCCTGGGCGAGCATCCGATGAAGAAGGAGCAGACGCCGGGCCGGCTGTTCTGGCAGAGCCTCAATGAATCCGTCTGGCTGGTTCACGCAATCCAGGGCTACGATGCGATTGTCGACACCCTTTCCGACGACGAAAAGAGCGTAATAGAAGAACGTTTGCTGCGGCCCATGGCCGACTTCCTTTCGGTGGAATCGCCGCAGACGTTCGACCGGATTCACAACCACGGAACCTGGGCGGTGGCCGCTGTCGGGATGACCGGATACACGCTCGACGACCCGTCGTACGTGGAAATGTCGCTTTACGGCCTCAACGGCGACGGTGAAGCCGGGTTCATCCGGCAGCTCGACCTGCTGCTATCGCCGGACGGCTACTACGCCGAGGGCCCGTACTACCAGCGTTACGCATTGATGCCGCTGGTGGTATTTGCCCGCAGCATCGAGAACAACGATCCGGAACTGAAGATATTCGAGTATCGCGACGGCCTGTTGCTGAAGGCGATCTATGCCTGCATCGAGCTTTCCTACGGCGGCTTGTTCTTTCCGATCAACGACGCGATCCGGGAGAAGGGACTGGACACCGTCGAGTTGCGCCACGGCGTAGCCATCGCCTACGCGCTCACCGGCGACCCGAGGCTGCTGTCGGTGGCGCGGCGGCAGGAGTCCTACGTGCTGACCGGGGACGGCTTCGAGGCGGCGCTGGCGGCGGACCGCGGCGAGGCGGAGCCCTACGAGCACCGATCCGTGCTGCTCAGGGACGGCCCCGCCGGCGAACAGGGCGGTCTGGCGGTTCTTCGCAACGGCGCGGGACCGGGCCACCAGGCGCTGGTGTTCAAGGCCACGGCGCAGGGAATGGGACACGGCCATTTCGACAAGCTGAACTGGATCTTCTACGACAACGGCAACGAGATCGTGGCCGACTACGGCGCCGCGCGTTTCCTCAATATCGAGCCCAAGAACGGCGGGCGCTACTTGCCCGAGAACGAATCCTGGGCCAAGCAGACGGTTGCCCACAATACGCTGGTCGTGGACGGGGAGAGTCATTTCGGCGCCCGTTTGTCGGTCGGCGAGCGTTTCCATCCCGAGATGCTGTACTACGCAAGCGAGAAGGGCGTTCATGTCGCGGCGGCGTCCATGGACGGCGCCTATGAGGGCGTTTCCTTCAGTCGCACTCTGGTTCTGGCGGACGGCGTGCTAGCGGACGGCCCCGTCGTTGTGGACGTGCTTGAAGTGACAGGATCGGGGGCACGGCAATACGATTTGCCGGTTCACTTCAAGGGCCAGGTCATAGCCACCAGCCCGTCGCTTCGCGCAATGACCGACAAAATGATGCCGCTGGGCAGCGCCAATGGTTACCAGCATCTATGGCTGCGGGCGGAAACCGAGGTGGCTGCCGGCGAGCTGTTCTCGATGACCTGGCTTGCCGACGATCGCTTCTATACGTATTCGATCCAGGCCGAAGAACCGCTGCAGGTGCTCTTTGCGGAACTGGGCGCCAACGATCCCCAGATCAATCTCCGGCGCGAGCAGGCCGTGATCCTGCGAACACGAAGCTCGGGCGACAGCACCTTCGTTTCCACGCTGGAAGCGCATGGCGAGTACGACGCGGCGGAAGAGTCCACAATCGGCAGCGAAGGGTCTATCGCCGCGATCGAGCGAATCCGGGAAGGCAACCGCACGCTGGTGAAAATTGTCAACAGGCAGCGCGGTGAGCGCTACCTGGCTCTTTCTTACGACCCCGACGACGACCTTGAGCATGCAATCAGGGTCGCCGGCCGGGAGTTCATGTGGAGCGGCTTCTATGGTCTGTTCGATCAGAAGGGGCCGGTCGCCTCGAAACATTCAAATTAG
- a CDS encoding amidohydrolase family protein, producing MNARARLVAGFLPVLLATGACGPGPEDAQSGIAIRNVTVIDAVSGERPGQTVLIDGDRIVLVGPADSIYFTAAEKIDGTGKFLIPGLWDMHVHLTYDERFTATMPEMFIRYGITSVRDTGGLMEKMAPVVERMRAQGAVAPRVFFSGPLLDGATVVYDGIDAPEIGVPNPEAPTARSRVAELKSQGVDFIKIYEMVSPEVFAALVEAAGTYGLPIASHVPLSMRASTAGPHVNSMEHLRNVELDCAANSDELLETRRQQLSAGEESSGMKLRTFLHSLQRREAIAAFDEAQCAEVLGTLRNTIQVPTARLNALSMFPVFDRDDWPVALAEIPQAVQDEWSGPSPSPWVSRDPGQRDLTVARYTLDMIARMHEAGVPVGAGTDTPIALAIPGYSLHNELEVLVAAGLTPLDALGAATVQPAKFFALEDEMGAIAPGMRADLVLLRANPLTDIRNTRKIDRVIARGRLMPVH from the coding sequence ATGAACGCGCGAGCCAGGCTCGTCGCCGGCTTCCTGCCGGTCCTGCTGGCCACCGGGGCCTGCGGGCCCGGGCCCGAGGATGCGCAATCCGGAATTGCGATCCGCAACGTGACCGTGATCGACGCCGTGTCCGGCGAGCGGCCGGGGCAGACGGTGCTCATCGACGGCGACCGGATCGTGCTGGTCGGTCCCGCCGATTCGATCTACTTCACGGCCGCGGAGAAGATCGACGGCACCGGCAAGTTCCTTATTCCGGGCCTGTGGGACATGCACGTTCACCTGACCTACGACGAGCGGTTCACGGCCACGATGCCGGAGATGTTTATCCGATACGGAATTACCAGCGTGCGCGATACCGGCGGGTTGATGGAGAAGATGGCGCCCGTGGTGGAACGCATGCGCGCCCAGGGAGCGGTTGCGCCGCGGGTGTTCTTCAGCGGCCCGCTGCTGGACGGCGCCACGGTGGTTTACGATGGAATCGACGCGCCGGAAATCGGCGTTCCGAACCCTGAGGCCCCGACGGCCCGGTCCAGGGTCGCGGAACTCAAGTCTCAGGGCGTGGACTTCATCAAGATCTACGAGATGGTCAGCCCCGAAGTGTTCGCGGCACTGGTCGAAGCGGCGGGGACGTACGGCCTGCCGATTGCCTCCCACGTGCCCCTTTCCATGCGCGCCTCAACGGCCGGTCCGCATGTGAATTCGATGGAGCACCTGCGGAATGTCGAGCTGGACTGCGCCGCAAACTCCGATGAGTTGCTCGAAACGCGCCGGCAGCAACTGTCGGCGGGCGAAGAAAGCTCCGGCATGAAGCTGCGCACGTTCCTGCACAGTCTGCAGCGCAGGGAAGCGATCGCCGCTTTTGATGAAGCGCAATGCGCCGAAGTCCTGGGGACGCTGCGAAACACCATTCAGGTTCCGACCGCGCGCCTGAATGCGCTTTCCATGTTTCCCGTCTTCGACCGGGACGACTGGCCGGTGGCGCTCGCCGAAATACCGCAGGCGGTGCAGGACGAATGGAGCGGTCCTTCGCCCTCGCCGTGGGTCAGCCGGGACCCGGGGCAGCGCGATCTCACGGTCGCGCGGTACACGCTGGACATGATCGCCCGCATGCACGAAGCCGGGGTGCCGGTCGGCGCCGGCACGGACACGCCGATAGCGCTGGCCATTCCCGGCTACAGCCTGCACAACGAACTGGAAGTGCTGGTCGCCGCCGGGCTGACGCCGCTTGACGCCTTGGGCGCCGCCACGGTTCAGCCGGCGAAGTTTTTCGCGCTCGAGGATGAAATGGGTGCGATCGCCCCGGGAATGCGCGCCGACCTGGTGCTGCTGCGCGCCAACCCGCTCACCGACATTCGTAACACCCGCAAGATCGACCGCGTCATCGCGCGCGGCCGGCTTATGCCCGTTCACTAG
- the pgsA gene encoding CDP-diacylglycerol--glycerol-3-phosphate 3-phosphatidyltransferase, producing MNLAIILTWFRVAAMPSIVALYYLPYPWAHPVAGLVFGAAALTDWADGWVARRFDQGSRFGAFLDPVADKLLVIAALLLLVQANPGMVLALVAIVIIGREVAVSALREWMAALGQRGRVNVIQLAKYKSIGQMVALAFMLYEEPLWFLPLYEIGYVLLLLSAVLTLLTGALYMLRARTAVRSTSAS from the coding sequence ATGAACCTCGCGATCATCCTGACGTGGTTCCGGGTCGCCGCCATGCCCAGCATCGTGGCCCTTTACTACCTTCCGTATCCCTGGGCGCACCCGGTTGCCGGTCTCGTGTTCGGCGCCGCCGCGCTCACCGATTGGGCGGACGGCTGGGTGGCGAGGCGCTTCGACCAGGGATCGCGTTTCGGGGCTTTCCTGGACCCGGTAGCGGACAAGCTGCTGGTCATCGCCGCGCTGCTGCTCCTGGTTCAGGCCAATCCGGGTATGGTGCTGGCGCTGGTGGCGATCGTGATCATCGGCCGGGAGGTGGCCGTTTCGGCGCTGCGGGAATGGATGGCGGCGCTCGGTCAGCGGGGACGGGTCAACGTCATCCAGCTGGCCAAGTACAAGTCCATCGGGCAGATGGTGGCCCTGGCGTTCATGCTGTACGAAGAACCGCTGTGGTTCCTGCCGCTGTACGAAATCGGTTACGTATTACTGCTGTTATCGGCCGTGCTGACGCTGCTGACCGGCGCCTTGTACATGTTGCGGGCCAGGACGGCCGTGCGCAGCACATCCGCCTCATGA
- a CDS encoding alginate lyase, with product MSYRRFLVASALAFFAAGSASAAETLVTNQEEYRDAVERAGPGDVIVLANGVWRDFEILLVGNGEPDRPITLTAETKGQVVISGQSNLRLAGNHLVVSGLVFRDGYTPTSTVISFRRTKGEPANYSRVTETVIDRFNNPERHEIDFWVLMFGRHNRFDHNHVEGKGNLGVTMAVRLDGEENQLNHHRIDHNYFGPRPILGSNGGETLRIGTSHYSMADSLTVVENNVFDRCDGELEIISNKSGGNTFRGNLFLESRGTLTMRHGNNAVVEDNVFLGNGVPNTGGIRVINKGHVVRNNYLHGLTGYRFGAAFTVMNGVPDSPLNRYHQVEDVVMESNSIIQCDYIEMAGGSDEERSATPIDSVFRSNLVFNRDGENVIRVHDDISGIAFEDNAANAVDDLPLKSGFSNAPVEMRQAANGLWYPVGDDLASIGVRADLKVLDKDETGVAWYPKPGSSPVAPPTILVTPGEDALFNAAARAEAGSVLELAPGDYRVRKTIMVDRPLSIRASRGRGTVRLEFERPALFEIDDGGRLELSGLEISGAASPDISGNSVVRTSRYSMTSNYGLLVDDCSVSDLDVNYLFNFFLVAKNTFANEIRITRSEFSDITGSVISLSREIDDLGRYNGEVISVVESRFTNIGGAVVDIYRGGTDESTFGPRLEIRSSVLDSVGHNTRNKTAASIRLLGVQVADIHDNEFIDSLPIRVTHTVGDPITRIGGNRFAGTPEPIVGEIGAP from the coding sequence ATGTCGTACCGGAGATTTCTGGTAGCTTCCGCGCTCGCCTTTTTCGCGGCGGGAAGCGCATCCGCAGCCGAAACGCTCGTTACAAATCAGGAGGAATACCGTGATGCGGTCGAGCGCGCCGGGCCGGGTGACGTCATCGTGCTCGCCAACGGGGTCTGGCGCGATTTCGAGATTCTCCTTGTCGGCAACGGGGAGCCGGACCGGCCGATTACCCTGACGGCGGAAACAAAGGGGCAGGTCGTGATCAGCGGCCAGTCCAACCTGCGTCTCGCCGGCAACCACCTGGTCGTTTCCGGACTGGTGTTCAGGGACGGCTACACGCCGACCAGTACCGTGATTTCCTTTCGCCGGACGAAGGGCGAACCCGCCAATTACTCAAGGGTGACCGAGACCGTCATCGACCGGTTCAACAACCCGGAACGGCATGAGATCGATTTCTGGGTGCTGATGTTCGGGCGCCACAACCGCTTCGACCACAACCACGTCGAGGGCAAGGGCAATCTCGGGGTCACCATGGCCGTGCGGCTGGACGGCGAGGAAAACCAGCTAAACCACCACCGCATCGACCACAACTATTTCGGCCCGCGGCCGATACTGGGGTCCAACGGCGGCGAGACGCTGCGTATCGGCACCAGCCACTACTCGATGGCCGATTCGCTGACCGTCGTCGAGAACAACGTGTTCGATCGCTGCGACGGCGAGCTGGAGATCATCTCCAACAAGTCCGGCGGAAACACCTTCCGCGGAAACCTGTTCCTGGAATCGCGCGGCACGCTCACGATGCGGCACGGCAACAACGCCGTGGTGGAGGACAACGTGTTCCTCGGCAACGGTGTTCCGAACACCGGCGGCATACGGGTCATCAACAAGGGGCATGTGGTCCGCAACAACTACCTGCATGGGCTGACCGGTTACCGTTTCGGGGCCGCCTTCACGGTCATGAACGGAGTTCCGGATTCGCCGCTGAACCGTTATCACCAGGTCGAGGACGTGGTGATGGAGAGCAACTCGATCATTCAGTGCGACTACATCGAAATGGCCGGGGGCAGTGACGAAGAGCGCTCGGCGACGCCGATCGACAGCGTGTTCCGTTCCAACCTGGTATTCAACCGTGACGGCGAGAACGTCATCCGGGTGCATGACGACATCAGCGGGATCGCATTCGAGGACAATGCGGCGAACGCGGTCGACGATCTGCCGCTAAAGAGCGGTTTTTCGAACGCCCCCGTCGAGATGCGGCAGGCCGCCAATGGGCTCTGGTATCCGGTCGGAGACGACCTCGCTTCAATCGGCGTTCGCGCGGACCTGAAGGTGCTGGACAAGGACGAAACGGGCGTTGCCTGGTATCCGAAACCGGGTTCCTCCCCCGTGGCCCCGCCCACAATCCTCGTCACGCCCGGCGAGGATGCCCTGTTCAATGCCGCCGCCCGGGCCGAAGCGGGTTCCGTCCTGGAACTGGCCCCGGGCGATTACCGGGTCAGGAAGACGATCATGGTCGACCGGCCCTTGAGCATAAGGGCATCCCGGGGCCGTGGAACGGTGAGGCTGGAGTTCGAGCGCCCGGCGCTGTTCGAGATTGACGATGGCGGGCGCCTCGAGCTTTCGGGCCTGGAGATTTCCGGCGCAGCTTCTCCCGACATTTCGGGCAACTCGGTGGTTCGCACCAGCCGCTACTCGATGACGAGCAACTACGGCCTGTTGGTCGACGATTGCTCCGTAAGCGACCTGGACGTCAATTACCTTTTCAATTTCTTCCTGGTGGCCAAGAACACCTTTGCGAATGAGATTCGCATCACGCGCTCCGAATTCAGCGACATTACCGGCAGCGTGATTTCGCTGAGCAGGGAAATCGACGACCTGGGCCGCTATAACGGCGAGGTCATTTCGGTTGTCGAAAGCCGGTTCACCAACATCGGCGGCGCCGTGGTGGACATTTACCGCGGCGGTACGGACGAGAGCACCTTCGGCCCCCGGCTCGAAATCCGTTCCAGCGTGCTGGACTCGGTCGGTCACAATACGCGCAACAAGACGGCCGCGTCGATACGGCTGCTGGGCGTGCAGGTGGCCGACATTCACGACAACGAATTCATCGACAGCCTTCCGATACGCGTTACGCACACGGTCGGCGATCCGATCACGCGAATCGGGGGCAATCGGTTTGCCGGCACGCCGGAGCCGATCGTGGGCGAGATCGGCGCGCCGTAA